TTGATTTTAGTAACCTTTCAGAAGATAAAAGGAATCCAGTAATCTTTTCTTTTCTTATGAATATGCAAAATCCATCACCAAATTCCTCTTCAAAGATTTTTTGAAACCTTTTGTCATTTTCAAGTCTCTCCAATCCCTCAAGAAAGAGAGAAAAATTTAAATCCCTCTTTGATCTGTCCAAAAGGATATAGTCTGCATCTTCAAACCTTATATTTCCTGGAAGAAATTGGAAAATATGCCTTCTTGAAGAAAGGTGTGCCAACCATTCATTTTGACAAGAAAGGGGTGCATCCTTTGAAATAAGCTTCTTTAATGTATAGAATAGGCTAATGTGGTCTCTTTCCTTCTTATCCATTTTAAAATTAGGGAGGAAAAAGAGGCTTTTATGGAACCCAATCTTATATTCCTCTGCATCAAAGGATTCCTCTGTAAATGGTAGAATAGAAAAATGCCAGTTAGAAAGAAAGGAATTTATAAGTAAAAAGATAGAAATGGGAATAGCCCATTGAATTTGAGCTTTTTTCTTAAACCTTTCTACAATATTTCCAAATCCATAGATAGCTGATATGACTGTAAATGGAATAATCAATGCAGAGTATTGCCAGAGAAGGAGATATTGAACTTTAAAGTAGGCAATAAGTTCAAAAAGAAGGGGTAAGATAGAAGGAATAAATGCCATGGATAATAGTGAAAGAAAGCCAAAGGGAAAGAAAAGGAGGACAATTGTAACGACCTTTTGTGGCAATAATATGGTTTTAAAGATAGCGAATGGGTGAAAAAATATATTTTTTGTTATCTCATTTATGCTATTCCCAAGATATTTATATCTTACAAGAAATTCATAATCTTCAGTTGTTTGAATTGTGGATGTTGCTTGTCTAATCCAAGGAATCAATACCTTGAATGCTAGGGATAACCAAAGAAGGCTTATTAAAACAGTAATTATTCCTATTTTTTTATCTATTCTAAAGAAGGCGTATATTCCTAATCCAAACCCTACTAAAGGAACATTTTCCTTTATCATCAAGGAAAGAAAAAGGAGGATAAAATATGTTTTAAATTTTTTCTTAATCAGAGCAAGAAAGGTAAGGGAAAGGAGAAAAGGGGCAAAGCATATTTCATGGAAATCAAAAAGGTTTATCCGGGAAAGAAAGGGAAAAAGAAGATAACAAGAGGCAAAGACAAGAGAGATAAACCTATCTTTTAATCTGTGGTATGCTATTAGATAAATTGGTAAGGCAGCAATTCCAAGAAATAGGCTTTGGAAAAAGAGAAAAATTCTTTCATCTTGCCATAAAGCATAGATTGGAACAAGAAATAAAAGTATAGGAGACATATGAATTCCCAAGAAGTTGCGACCATAGAGACTTGTTTCAAGAATCCTTCCCCGAATGGTATTCCATAATGCTTGATTAAAACCTGCTAAATCCAATGAGGTCATTAGCCTATAATGCCTTTCAAATGAGAGGTATGTAAAAATAAAGGTATAGAGAAGGATTAAAGAAAAAAGAAGGATAAATAGAAGAATAGATGATTTTAAAAAAAACCTTTTTCTTACAATATCCCAGTTAATAAACCTTACATTTAGAAATGAAAAAGTGCTTAAAACGAGGATAAAAAGATAAGCAAACCATATCTTTGGATTATAAATTTCTATTTTAAGTAGATTAAGTAAAAGTAAGAAAAAGGGAATAAATGCTTTTCCATCCCTGATTAAACTATTTCTAAAAGGTTCTTTATTGAGATAGCTTAAAACATAAGAAAACCCTATCCAGAAGGAAAAAAACGAAAGCAATGAAATAAGAAGTATTAAAAGGAATTGAACAGAATAGAATTGATAGACAAAAAAGGAAAAAGAAAGGGAAGAAAAGAGAACTATTATAAAAGAGGTAATTATTCCCTCAAAAACTG
The genomic region above belongs to bacterium and contains:
- a CDS encoding DUF2079 domain-containing protein, producing the protein MKKGYKKAVFEGIITSFIIVLFSSLSFSFFVYQFYSVQFLLILLISLLSFFSFWIGFSYVLSYLNKEPFRNSLIRDGKAFIPFFLLLLNLLKIEIYNPKIWFAYLFILVLSTFSFLNVRFINWDIVRKRFFLKSSILLFILLFSLILLYTFIFTYLSFERHYRLMTSLDLAGFNQALWNTIRGRILETSLYGRNFLGIHMSPILLFLVPIYALWQDERIFLFFQSLFLGIAALPIYLIAYHRLKDRFISLVFASCYLLFPFLSRINLFDFHEICFAPFLLSLTFLALIKKKFKTYFILLFLSLMIKENVPLVGFGLGIYAFFRIDKKIGIITVLISLLWLSLAFKVLIPWIRQATSTIQTTEDYEFLVRYKYLGNSINEITKNIFFHPFAIFKTILLPQKVVTIVLLFFPFGFLSLLSMAFIPSILPLLFELIAYFKVQYLLLWQYSALIIPFTVISAIYGFGNIVERFKKKAQIQWAIPISIFLLINSFLSNWHFSILPFTEESFDAEEYKIGFHKSLFFLPNFKMDKKERDHISLFYTLKKLISKDAPLSCQNEWLAHLSSRRHIFQFLPGNIRFEDADYILLDRSKRDLNFSLFLEGLERLENDKRFQKIFEEEFGDGFCIFIRKEKITGFLLSSERLLKSKPSKEAHFILSSIYFNLQRYKDALKEAGEAIKIDPLLETPWVIIGDSCLFLGNNINKAYSAYKKAVNIDLLHLPRLLKVANAYTNKGLTKKAENVRKEIIKAVSLLKKREEQEPSNIFLKKQLAFIYANIGYYDEAISILKRILEIEPNDFWSRDVLKSLGK